A genomic stretch from Prionailurus bengalensis isolate Pbe53 chromosome E2, Fcat_Pben_1.1_paternal_pri, whole genome shotgun sequence includes:
- the TSHZ3 gene encoding teashirt homolog 3 — MPRRKQQAPRRAAAYVSDELKAAALAEEDIDPEESTADGEPSAKYMCPEKELGKSCPSYQNSPAAEFSSHEMDSESHISETSDRMADFESGSIKNEEETKEVAVPLEDTTVSDSLEQMKAVYNNFLSNSYWSNLHLNLHPPSSEKNNGGGSSSSSSSSSSSCGSGSFDWHQSAMAKTLQQVSQSRVLPEPSLFSTVQLYRQSSKLYGSIFTGASKFRCKDCSAAYDTLVELTVHMNETGHYRDDNHETDNNNPKRWSKPRKRSLLEMEGKEDAQKVLKCMYCGHSFESLQDLSVHMIKTKHYQKVPLKEPVTPVAAKIIPAARKKASLELELPSSPDSTGGTPKAVMPDTNDVLQKNSNPYITPNNRYGHQNGASYAWHFEARKSQILKCMECGSSHDTLQELTAHMMVTGHFIKVTNSAMKKGKPIMETPVTPTITTLLDEKVQSVPLAATTFTSPANTPASVSPKLNVEVKKEVDKDKAVPDEKPKEKEKPCEEEEKYDISSKYHYLTENDLEESPKGGLDILKSLENTVTSAINKAQNGTPSWGGYPSIHAAYQLPNMMKLSLGSSGKSAPLKPMFGNSEIVSPTKTQTLVSPPSSQTSPMPKTNFHAMEELVKKVTEKVAKAEEKTKEPEGKLSPPKRATPSPCSSEISEPIKMEASSSDGGFKSQEGSPSPQRDGCKEESPPAEPVENGKELAKPMSSGLSSSTAIITDHPPEQPFVNPLSALQSVMNIHLGKAAKPSLPALDPMSMLFKMSNSLAEKAAVATPPPLQSKKADHLDRYFYHVNNDQPIDLTKGKSDKGCSLGSVLLSPTSTSPATSSSTVTTAKTSAVVSFMSNSPLRENALSDISDMLKNLTESHTSKSSTPSSISEKSDIDGATLEEAEEATPAQKRKGRQSNWNPQHLLILQAQFAASLRQTSEGKYIMSDLSPQERMHISRFTGLSMTTISHWLANVKYQLRRTGGTKFLKNLDTGHPVFFCNDCASQIRTPSTYISHLESHLGFRLRDLSKLSTEQINNQIAQTKSPSEKLATSSPEEDLGTSYQCKLCNRTFASKHAVKLHLSKTHGKSPEDHLLYVSELEKQ, encoded by the coding sequence CCTACGTTTCCGATGAGTTAAAGGCTGCCGCCCTGGCAGAAGAGGATATAGACCCCGAGGAGAGCACGGCAGATGGGGAGCCCTCGGCCAAGTACATGTGCCCGGAGAAGGAGCTCGGCAAGAGCTGCCCCAGTTACCAGAACTCCCCGGCGGCTGAGTTTTCCAGCCACGAGATGGACAGCGAGTCCCACATCAGTGAGACCAGTGACCGCATGGCTGACTTTGAAAGCGGCTCCATCAAGAACGAAGAGGAGACCAAGGAGGTGGCGGTCCCCCTGGAAGACACGACCGTGTCGGACAGCCTGGAGCAGATGAAGGCCGTGTACAACAACTTCCTGTCCAACTCCTACTGGTCCAACCTGCACCTCAACCTGCACCCGCCGTCGTCGGAGAAGAACAACggtggcggcagcagcagcagcagcagcagcagcagcagcagctgcggCAGCGGGAGCTTCGACTGGCACCAGAGCGCCATGGCCAAGACCCTGCAGCAGGTGTCGCAGAGCCGCGTGCTGCCCGAGCCCAGCCTCTTCAGCACCGTGCAGCTGTACCGGCAGAGCAGCAAGCTCTACGGCTCCATCTTCACGGGCGCCAGCAAGTTCCGCTGCAAGGACTGCAGCGCCGCCTACGACACGCTGGTGGAGCTGACCGTGCACATGAACGAGACGGGGCACTACCGCGACGACAACCACGAGACCGACAACAACAACCCCAAGCGCTGGTCCAAGCCCCGCAAGCGCTCCTTGCTGGAGATGGAGGGCAAGGAGGACGCCCAGAAGGTGCTGAAGTGCATGTACTGCGGCCACTCGTTCGAGTCTCTGCAGGACCTGAGCGTCCACATGATCAAAACGAAACACTACCAAAAAGTGCCTCTGAAGGAGCCCGTGACTCCCGTCGCAGCCAAAATCATCCCTGCCGCCCGGAAGAAAGCTTCGCTGGAGCTGGAGCTCCCCAGCTCCCCGGATTCCACGGGCGGGACCCCCAAGGCTGTGATGCCCGACACCAACGACGTGCTTCAGAAGAACTCCAACCCCTACATCACGCCAAATAACCGGTACGGCCACCAGAACGGGGCCAGCTACGCGTGGCACTTTGAAGCCCGGAAGTCCCAGATCCTGAAGTGCATGGAGTGCGGCAGCTCCCACGATACCCTGCAGGAGCTCACCGCCCACATGATGGTCACCGGCCACTTCATCAAGGTCACGAACTCGGCCATGAAGAAGGGCAAGCCCATCATGGAGACGCCCGTCACGCCCACCATCACGACCCTGCTGGACGAGAAGGTGCAGTCCGTGCCCCTGGCCGCCACCACGTTCACATCCCCCGCCAACACCCCCGCCAGCGTCTCCCCGAAGCTGAACGTGGAGGTCAAGAAGGAGGTCGACAAGGACAAGGCGGTCCCCGACGAGAAGCCCAAGGAAAAGGAGAAGCCCTGcgaagaagaggagaaatacgACATCTCTTCCAAGTACCACTATTTGACTGAAAACGACCTAGAGGAGAGCCCCAAGGGGGGCCTGGATATCCTGAAGTCCCTGGAGAACACCGTGACGTCGGCGATCAACAAGGCGCAGAACGGCACGCCCAGCTGGGGGGGCTACCCCAGCATCCACGCCGCCTACCAGCTCCCCAACATGATGAAGCTGTCCCTGGGCTCGTCGGGGAAGAGCGCGCCCCTGAAACCCATGTTCGGCAACAGCGAGATCGTGTCTCCCACGAAAACCCAGACCCTGGTCTCTCCCCCCAGCAGCCAGACCTCGCCCATGCCCAAGACGAACTTTCACGCCATGGAGGAACTGGTGAAGAAAGTCACCGAGAAGGTTGCCAAAGCGGAGGAGAAGACGAAGGAGCCGGAGGGCAAGCTGTCTCCGCCCAAGCGGGCCACCCCGTCCCCGTGCAGCAGCGAAATCAGCGAGCCCATCAAGATGGAGGCGTCCAGCAGCGACGGGGGCTTCAAAAGCCAGGagggcagccccagcccccagcgggACGGCTGCAAGGAGGAGAGCCCCCCGGCAGAGCCGGTGGAGAACGGCAAGGAGCTGGCGAAACCCATGAGCAGCGGCCTGAGCAGCAGCACGGCCATCATCACCGACCACCCGCCCGAACAGCCTTTCGTGAACCCGCTGAGTGCCCTCCAGTCGGTCATGAACATCCACCTGGGCAAGGCTGCCAAGCCCTCCCTGCCCGCCCTCGACCCCATGAGCATGCTTTTCAAGATGAGCAACAGCCTGGCCGAGAAGGCGGCCGTGGCCACGCCGCCGCCCCTGCAGTCCAAGAAGGCGGACCACCTCGACCGCTATTTCTACCACGTCAACAACGACCAGCCCATAGACTTGACAAAAGGGAAGAGTGACAAGGGCTGCTCTTTGGGTTCAGTGCTTTTGTCACCCACGTCCACATCCCCGGCAACCTCCTCATCCACGGTGACAACGGCAAAGACATCTGCCGTCGTATCATTCATGTCAAACTCGCCGCTCCGCGAGAATGCCTTGTCAGATATATCCGATATGCTGAAGAACTTGACAGAGAGCCACACGTCAAAGTCCTCCACTCCTTCCAGCATCTCCGAGAAGTCTGACATTGACGGGGCCACTCTGGAGGAGGCCGAGGAGGCGACGCCCGCGCAGAAGAGGAAGGGCCGCCAGTCAAACTGGAACCCCCAGCACCTGCTCATCCTCCAGGCCCAGTTTGCCGCCAGCCTCCGGCAGACCTCCGAGGGGAAGTACATCATGTCCGACCTGAGCCCCCAGGAACGCATGCACATCTCGAGGTTCACCGGGCTCTCCATGACCACCATCAGCCACTGGCTGGCCAACGTGAAATACCAGCTTCGAAGGACAGGTGGAacaaagttcctcaaaaacttggACACCGGCCACCCCGTGTTCTTTTGTAATGACTGCGCGTCACAAATCAGGACTCCCTCCACGTACATCAGTCACCTGGAGTCACACCTGGGCTTCCGGCTCCGGGACTTGTCCAAACTGTCCACCGAACAGATTAACAATCAAATAGCACAAACCAAGTCGCCCTCAGAAAAACTGGCGACGTCCTCCCCGGAGGAGGACCTGGGGACCTCCTACCAGTGCAAACTTTGCAATCGGACCTTTGCGAGCAAGCATGCGGTTAAGCTTCACCTTAGCAAAACACACGGGAAATCCCCAGAAGACCACCTTCTGTACGTCTCTGAGTTAGAGAAGCAGTAG
- the LOC122494159 gene encoding uncharacterized protein LOC122494159 translates to MHTRTHTHRAVPGLGGSLHTFERHCTVGDAEAQRGSEFPGCFSFSLAKHPAWKVLRVNTRHPVHLPAREVSLPLSELAQGLAHRKHPLNVCCVHEKRHHCHSQPFPLPGHLGVSDKRPALTGAGCSFVLRAGCPQVSTVSLTAKGTGCPHSHPAPQPGPWETLGQRVLSRLRRQRLVILPEEGLPESERMFLKTTALGGTLGGHTQRPAGAEAESRTAPDPECTQEEGAANCRAFINVIRLYLDEVQEITRAELGVGEAGECDHDPGRGPAWAGQERNPGWWVGRMSSPPGLRIGRSARAKEKGSPAPELCSREGAEAGDLSLQGTKVCTLST, encoded by the coding sequence atgcacacacgcacacacacacaccgtgcaGTGCCAGGGCTGGGAGGGTCCTTGCACACCTTTGAACGTCACTGCACAGTTGGGgatgctgaggcacagagaggctctGAGTTCCCAggctgcttctctttctccttggccAAGCATCCAGCCTGGAAGGTCCTTCGAGTGAACACGAGGCATCCGGTCCACCTCCCTGCACGGGAAGTGAGCCTTCCATTATCGGAGCTGGCCCAGGGCTTGGCACACAGAAAGCACCCACTAAACGTTTGCTGCGTTCATGAAAAAAGGCACCACTGTCACAGCCAGCCTTTCCCTTTGCCGGGACACCTGGGAGTCAGCGACAAAAGGCCTGCTCTCACCGGAGCAGGATGTTCCTTTGTTCTGAGAGCTGGGTGTCCCCAGGTGAGCACCGTATCCCTCACAGCTAAAGGGACAGGGTGTCCCCATTCTCACCCAGCCCCTCAGCCTGGCCCATGGGAGACGCTCGGCCAACGTGTTCTCTCTCGTCTCAGGAGACAGAGGCTCGTTATCCTCCCGGAAGAAGGGCTACCTGAAAGTGAAcgcatgtttttaaaaaccactgcaCTGGGGGGCACCTTGGGAGGGCACACCCAGAGGCCAGCGGGTGCTGAGGCTGAGTCCCGCACGGCCCCAGATCCTGAGTGCACTCAGGAGGAGGGGGCGGCCAACTGCCGAGCCTTTATTAATGTCATCCGTCTGTACTTAGACGAGGTACAAGAGATTACAAGGGCTGAACTGGGTGTGGGCGAGGCTGGTGAGTGTGACCATGACCCGGGCAGAGGCCCAGCCTGGGCAGGACAAGAGAGGAACCCAGGCTGGTGGGTGGGGCGCATGAGTTCTCCACCGGGTCTCAGAATCGGGCGGAGTGCCAGGGCCAAGGAGAAGGGGTCCCCAGCCCCTGAGCTCTGTTCACGAGAGGGTGCAGAGGCTGGGGACCTGAGCCTGCAGGGGACAAAAGTCTGCACCCTCAGCACTTAA